The DNA segment AAAACTACTCTATTCTTCTGGCACGTTAGGATATGGGTCTACTACTAAGTAATCAACTTCTTGTGCCAGATCATTTTGTCTGAAGCCACAGTGGCCGTTACACATTGGACACCAACCCTACTGAAAACTCTAGCTATGCTTATTATTGTTGTTACTTCCAGATCAGTGGAAGTTCAGATGGAGGCTTGTCACCTCGGCACGCGGCCCTCAAGTCAGGCGTTCCTCAGGAGACGCCGGCTCTCGGAGTCAACCGCCTCTGCGGTTCCGGATTCCAGGCCATCGTCAATAGTGCTCAGGTATTCTCTcaggctatacagggtgttaggtaaatgggtatatgagccgacattagcccatgttaacatggtcatataaatggtatggtgaagtcagaaaattgatatcttcattttgaccttgaccatgttaacatgggctaatgtcggctcatatacccatttacctaacaccctgtatatattttaGCCCAGACCTGGTCATACACAAAATAAGAAGTTCAAATTCTAAAATTATCGACCAGCTCCCCTATACAAGTAGCAAAACGAGACAGTTGTAATTTCGAAGGCAGAAGGCTTCGCTAAGTCgatatttttgtatggattttcaTCGAGGGATTTGACTTCGAGcgatcaaaaagtgccacttgtctagggcaCCAAATTTTGTGAGTTGTAACTTGTATTGCTCATTCGCAGTTCTGGAAGTTAAGTGGATATTCAGATACAGAAGATGTACCATAACTCAAATTTCCAGGACATCATAACAGGCGCAGCGCAAGTGTCTCTCGCTGGAGGCACTGAGAACATGTCGGCTATGCCGTTTGTAGTCCGCAACACCCGTTTTGGGTCGGCGCTGGGAACACCACTGCACTTCGAAGACACCCTCACCGGCGGGTCTCTGGACACGTACTGCAACTTCACCATGCCACAGACGGCGGAGAACTTGGCAGAGAAATACCagctgaagcgaagcgaagtcgATGAATTCGCGCTCGAGTCCCAGAGGAGGTGGAAAGCTGGTAAGTATTTTTGCTTTGTTGTTATAAGCTACTAATATAATATGTACTATCTACTTAACTGTTCAATGACGCTTTTATGGCAGATTAGGTCTGCCTTTCACGGAAGACCGCTTTGCAAAGCGGGCCTAAACAATACGATCGGAGATATCGCAACttagcgatttgttgtcgttgaagttttttTACGCAGGTGTTTCCCCACACGCACTTCAGCTAGGCACAGTCATAaacctactttattttattttgtgtaataaaagtaaaaattggAAACACCGACGTAATTTTTTCgcagtgttttattattttgctcaagctgattgataaaaaatactacttttatcgctaaaacatttattaaaacagaaaatacTGTAGTCTTTTATATTGAAAATCAAATTAAGTGCCTAGGAATGCAGACGATAAGTATCGATGTTTTGCTTCTGCTCGTGAGCTTCGTCGGTGGACGACACTGGCAGACACCGCGCGTGCGGGACGGGCAAGACGATGTCCTCAACGAATTCCCCTACGTGGTCAGTCTACAGTCAGCATACTTTGGACGCGACGACGAAAACCCGGAACAATACATATCTACGTTGTTGCGAGGATGCACGGGAACCCTCATAGGTCCCAACTGGGTCCTCACCGCAGCACACTGCCTTGACCCATATCTGTCCTTCGTACGGTTCGGCAACATGACTATCCCACCGAGTGCCACGTCTCTAAGGAAAATCTTGAAGATGATATCCCATCCAAGTTTCAAGCAAGTTGAGAATTTTCCAGATTATTCCTGTCAAAATGATATTGCTTTGATATTGATCGAGAGTTTGCATATGCCGTCGGTGGGGATATTATCGGCAGTGGACTACAAAACGTTGGTTGGTCGCAAAGTGAGATACGCTGGCTTTGGTGCTACAGTTTCTTCTTCGGATTATGATAATCGGTTGG comes from the Ostrinia nubilalis chromosome 17, ilOstNubi1.1, whole genome shotgun sequence genome and includes:
- the LOC135079806 gene encoding renal glandular kallikrein-like, whose amino-acid sequence is MQTISIDVLLLLVSFVGGRHWQTPRVRDGQDDVLNEFPYVVSLQSAYFGRDDENPEQYISTLLRGCTGTLIGPNWVLTAAHCLDPYLSFVRFGNMTIPPSATSLRKILKMISHPSFKQVENFPDYSCQNDIALILIESLHMPSVGILSAVDYKTLVGRKVRYAGFGATVSSSDYDNRLDDEFRPLQLGEGVVVSCGHNLLEWRPAVCVAPKCSNARHDTMPGDSGGPLFHDGKIVAVVSGGESEPEGIYTPVSPYLTWIKSVMTENRS